The following proteins are encoded in a genomic region of Thioclava nitratireducens:
- a CDS encoding oligosaccharide flippase family protein — MLRTAILILSGNAATSALMLARNLVIARLIPVADYGVAATFAMVMAVIEMGSTLGLQQQIVQSKRGDDPAFQAALQGFQLLRGLIAAAALFVLAGPIADFLAIPEAASAYRWLALVPLLTAAQHFDIHRAQRRGHYRPMLLTGALPALAALIAIWPLSRLVDDWQVALWAVLLHAALGVLVSHLMAERRYRLRLDRAEMRANLRFGAPLLANAALMYLVFQGDKIIVGRLAGMEALAVFAMGMTLTLTPTLIGAKSVQNLFLPKLSVAHGRADASAHRQLAGATFEGMFLTGSTLLLGTVLIGPFVVTALLGTKYASLLPLLIPFALMNALRAIKNGPSTVALSAGQTDNGFWGNLPRIAVLPLSYWALAQTGSVVPVIWLGVTGEAIGLGVALWRLSRVMALPQVGRAALTTALVLVAIPLITLAAPGTLLIWPIALLLIAAQLVALPHLRAYFGRPQIGTA; from the coding sequence ATGCTTCGCACCGCGATCCTCATCCTCAGCGGGAACGCCGCCACCTCGGCGCTGATGCTCGCGCGCAACCTCGTAATCGCGCGGCTGATCCCGGTCGCCGATTACGGCGTGGCCGCGACCTTCGCGATGGTGATGGCGGTGATCGAGATGGGCTCGACGCTGGGGCTGCAGCAGCAGATCGTGCAGTCGAAGCGCGGCGACGACCCGGCGTTTCAGGCCGCACTGCAAGGTTTTCAACTGCTGCGCGGCTTGATCGCGGCGGCGGCGCTGTTCGTGCTGGCGGGGCCGATCGCCGACTTCCTCGCGATCCCGGAGGCCGCATCTGCCTATCGCTGGCTCGCGCTGGTGCCGCTCCTGACGGCGGCGCAGCATTTCGACATCCACCGCGCCCAGCGCAGGGGCCACTATCGCCCGATGCTGCTGACAGGGGCGCTGCCCGCACTGGCCGCGCTGATCGCGATCTGGCCGCTCTCGCGTCTCGTCGACGACTGGCAGGTGGCGCTTTGGGCGGTCCTGCTGCACGCGGCCCTCGGGGTTCTGGTCTCGCACCTGATGGCCGAGCGCCGCTACCGCCTGCGCCTCGACCGCGCCGAGATGCGCGCGAACCTGCGTTTCGGCGCGCCGCTTCTGGCCAATGCGGCCCTGATGTATCTCGTCTTTCAGGGCGACAAGATCATCGTCGGGCGACTGGCAGGAATGGAGGCGCTGGCGGTCTTCGCGATGGGCATGACACTGACGCTGACGCCCACGCTGATTGGCGCGAAGTCGGTGCAGAACCTCTTTTTACCGAAACTCTCGGTCGCACATGGCCGTGCGGACGCCTCCGCGCATCGCCAGCTTGCCGGGGCGACATTCGAGGGGATGTTCCTCACCGGATCGACCCTCCTGCTGGGCACGGTCCTGATCGGACCGTTCGTCGTCACCGCCCTTCTGGGGACGAAATATGCAAGCCTCCTGCCGCTCCTGATCCCCTTCGCGCTTATGAACGCGCTCCGCGCGATCAAGAACGGGCCGAGCACGGTCGCGCTCTCGGCGGGGCAGACCGATAATGGCTTTTGGGGGAACCTGCCCCGGATCGCGGTTCTCCCGCTGAGCTATTGGGCGCTTGCCCAGACCGGCTCGGTCGTGCCGGTGATCTGGCTCGGGGTCACGGGCGAGGCGATCGGTCTCGGCGTGGCGCTCTGGCGGCTGTCGCGGGTCATGGCGCTGCCACAGGTTGGCCGCGCTGCGCTGACGACCGCACTCGTGCTGGTCGCGATCCCGCTGATTACACTTGCCGCGCCCGGCACGCTGCTGATCTGGCCGATCGCGC